One Ictalurus furcatus strain D&B chromosome 25, Billie_1.0, whole genome shotgun sequence DNA window includes the following coding sequences:
- the id2b gene encoding DNA-binding protein inhibitor ID-2b, protein MKAISPVLPMRRTHVSSHAQDLGIWRSKSAWDEPLGVLCDMNDCYSRLKELVPSLPQDRSVSKMEILQHVIDYILDLQIALDSSTANASPQAQRRPGQAGGSSSPESDLSSFQISHFAREMNTDDQITI, encoded by the exons ATGAAGGCGATCAGCCCAGTGTTGCCGATGCGGAGGACTCACGTCAGCTCTCACGCGCAGGATCTCGGGATCTGGAGAAGTAAGAGCGCGTGGGACGAGCCGCTCGGTGTGCTGTGCGACATGAACGACTGCTACAGCCGCCTGAAGGAGCTCGTGCCCAGCCTGCCGCAGGACCGGAGCGTCAGTAAGATGGAGATCCTGCAGCATGTCATCGATTATATCCTGGACCTCCAGATCGCGCTGGACTCCAGCACGGCTAACGCGAGTCCACAAGCGCAGAGGCGTCCAGGTCAAGCAGGCGGTTCCTCCAGTCCTGAATCCGACCTCAGCTCCTTTCAG ATAAGTCACTTTGCGAGAGAAATGAACACAGATGACCAGATAACGATCTGA